A part of Aspergillus oryzae RIB40 DNA, chromosome 7 genomic DNA contains:
- a CDS encoding uncharacterized protein (predicted protein), with protein sequence MLTRSEVSKHQSRDRGLVIIKGNVYDLTSYLDSMELSACTRPCSRVQRGHPTRSSTTRTSLSERTTDKKVFSLLRSVVNIHDFEHAASQVLAPRSFAFFKPGANDEYTAQWNQERGSKLTHPSGDLALTQAAGKHDILDWVPNNSGCTQKQLANARAVSQTLYWQIYAMEDLSVTENEIKQAIALGYRAFALTVDAPRAGKRERDVRLTIEVCKCVTCASVVRTALQCLGMKITVLPVARRSRGPIKCIQSWEDAVLCMEHGVHPWLSNHGGRESSEVFRRCEVIVDGGICRGADIVNHYSNIYRYS encoded by the exons ATGTTAACCAG ATCTGAAGTCAGCAAGCACCAATCGAGAGACAGAGGTCTGGTAATAATTAAAGGAAATGTTTACGACCTGACCTCGTACTTAGAC AGTATGGAACTATCGGCTTGTA CTAGGCCCTGTAGCAGAGTCCAACGTGGGCATCCAACCAGGTCCAGCACTACCCGGACCTCTCTCTCAGAAAGAACTACCGACAAGAAGGTCTTTTCACTCCTCAGATCTGTAGTCAATATCCACGACTTCGAACACGCCGCTTCTCAAGTATTGGCTCCCCGTTCATTTGCCT TCTTCAAGCCAGGGGCTAATGATGAATACACGGCGCAATGGAATCAAGAGA GAGGTAGCAAACTCACACATCCAAGTGGAGATTTGGCTTTGACACAAGCCGCTGGAAAGCATGACATTCTTGATTGGGTACCTAACAACAGCGGTTGCACGCAAAAACAGTTGGCAAATGCACGTGCGGTCTCTCAGACATTATACTGGCAGATCTATGCTATGGAGGACCTTTCTGTAACAGAAAATGAGATAAAGCAGGCTATTGCTTTGGGTTACCGAGCCTTTGCTTTGACTGTCGATGCGCCTCGAGCTGGCAAACGCGAGAGAGATGTGCGACTGACCATTGAGGTATGCAAATGTGTCACCTGTGCTTCTGTAGTCAGAACAGCTTTACAATGTCTA GGGATGAAGATAACGGTTTTGCCAGTGGCCCGACGATCGCGCGGTC CAATCAAGTGCATCCAGTCATGGGAAGATGCCGTGCTATGCATGGAGCATGGGGTGCACCCATGGCTATCAAATCACGGTGGTCG AGAAAGTTCTGAGGTCTTTCGCCGTTGCGAAGTTATTGTCGATGGCGGCATCTGTCGCGGTGCTGATATTGTCAACCATTACAGTAACATCTATAGATACTCCTAG
- a CDS encoding uncharacterized protein (predicted protein), which yields MPGQRWLNRILRGLAFSYVVMLQGGDCTAYNTGNKNIGHQSFEPTARVLNGTYYGVHNDHYGQDLFLGMPYAQQPVGDLRLRTPQSLNESWTTPRNATEYSPACLGYGQTSGASEACLTLNVVRPSGASPGDNLPVAGT from the coding sequence ATGCCGGGTCAACGTTGGCTTAACAGAATCCTCCGTGGACTCGCGTTTTCGTACGTGGTTATGCTCCAGGGAGGCGATTGTACAGCATACAACACCGGAAACAAGAATATTGGGCATCAATCATTTGAACCGACAGCTCGAGTTCTAAATGGGACTTACTATGGTGTCCACAATGACCATTATGGCCAGGACCTCTTCCTAGGCATGCCTTACGCCCAGCAGCCCGTCGGAGACCTCCGGTTACGAACACCACAATCCCTCAATGAATCGTGGACGACGCCCAGAAATGCAACAGAGTATTCACCGGCATGCCTCGGCTATGGCCAAACGTCCGGGGCCTCTGAGGCCTGCCTTACGCTGAACGTCGTCCGCCCCAGTGGCGCTTCCCCTGGCGATAATCTGCCAGTGGCTGGTACCTAG
- a CDS encoding uncharacterized protein (predicted protein) — protein MKRGLYEPLYPKSLDSIGAVKDEQYGPAERNRLDVFFPRDDKTKGKPVVLFVHGGGFLSGDKGWSEKVLSATTILAYLADYTTQVERTWGGLLLGVDSSLCSQTID, from the exons atgaagag AGGCCTATACGAGCCACTGTATCCGAAATCACTTGACAGTATTGGCGCAGTGAAGGACGAACAGTACGGGCCGGCTGAGCGTAACCGACTGGACGTGTTCTTTCCTCGCGACGACAAAACCAAGGGAAAGCCAGTGGTACTCTTCGTACACGGGGGTGGATTTTTGTCTGGAGACAAAGGGTGGAGTGAGAAGGTACTTTCTGCAACGACCATACTAGCATATTTGGCTGATTATACCACGCAAGTTGAGCGAACGTGGGGTGGTCTTTTGCTCGGCGTGGATTCGTCGCTGTGCTCGCAAACTATCGACTAG
- a CDS encoding uncharacterized protein (predicted protein), translating to MSLYAAGDPKRTPKALIFLPVAGVFYLSVPFWFDRKKPVRQKSFAIIWIGRGRSLGGDPERLPAYIGSVKWEIKETADATATFFNAHRERSIPQGTLPTFHVQEKHNHISRV from the exons ATGAGCCTATATGCCGCAG GCGACCCAAAGCGAACGCCGAAGGCTCTAATATTCCTCCCTGTGGCGGGAGTTTTCTACCTCAGCGTACCTTTCTGGTTTGATAGAAAGAAACCTGTCCGACAAAAGTCATTCGCCATTATTTGGATCGGACGCGGAAGAAGTTTGGGGGG AGATCCTGAACGCTTGCCGGCCTACATCGGAAGTGTCAAATGGGAAAT AAAGGAAACAGCCGATGCCACTGCGACCTTCTTCAACGCCCATCGTGAACGGAGCATTCCTCAAGGTACACTACCGACGTTCCATGTGCAGGAGAAACACAACCATATCAG TCGTGTGTAG
- a CDS encoding uncharacterized protein (predicted protein), with the protein MVKKGYLSPLKRCPTARLAIPEAILGLLMCSPLLISLRLKLICYPVYDPEAWAEVSAAVNARREIVGVVVYGNADSPISNATIPMLQHLAGASATAKVMSKNSNTQVYGYANVDTYQFATPFQGTFDYTTEAVSHTRNLGFLKPLIGGPYFDLETIWEEHTQHEFETRSVPHTMATMVQEPYVNHIPTLTGGIGRAHLQLFTKTILFSTTLQTLNLS; encoded by the exons ATGGTCAAGAAGGGATATCTCTCACCCTTGAAGCGTTGTCCCACTGCGAGGCTTGCCATCCCAGAGGCAATATTGGGCTTGTTGATGTGCTCGCCCCTGTTGATATCATTAAGATTGAAGCTGATTTGTTACCCAGTATACGACCCTGAGGCATGGGCGGAGGTCTCAGCAGCTGTAAATGCTCGCCGAGAGATCGTGGGAGTAGTAGTCTATGGAAACGCGGATTCGCCGATTTCGAATGCCACCATACCAATGCTTCAGCACCTAGCCGGAGCATCTGCGACAGCCAAAGTCATGTCCAAAAACAGCAATACCCAGGTATATGGATACGCAAACGTGGATACATACCAGTTTGCCACTCCTTTTCAGGGCACGTTCGATTATACCACCGAGGCTGTGTCCCACACCAGGAACCTAGGCTTCCTAAAACCCCTGATCGGAGGGCCATATTTTGATTTGGAAACCATCTGGGAGGAGCATACACAGCATGAGTTTGAAACACGCTCTGTGCCTCATACAATGGCAACTATGGTGCAAGAGCCATATGTAAATCATATTCCCACG TTAACTGGGGGAATCGGGAGAGCCCATCTTCAACTTTTTACCAAAACCATTTTATTTTCAACAACCCTGCAGACGCTGAACTTGAGCTAA
- a CDS encoding uncharacterized protein (predicted protein): MVDMCRRAKSAGLVFRNFCLLKAWIFGAGLILGFSMFAGEPRRDVERLFDSALLLLDDIGHTSPQAQLYYQILTSFLEAVNKYRNRVAGEVYRTVQDYMDQILTIDAVMPGNSAAPPSGRQDVYPGWDDSWLAGAMQDVEASAIALDPISFGTRGAQMFREPCNWGDMDTMQLEGGLIIDVEPFDQLFYTVE; this comes from the exons ATGGTTGACATGTGTCGACGGGCGAAGTCGGCAGGGCTTGTCTTCCGAAACTTTTGCCTTCTCAA AGCATGGATCTTTGGGGCTGGTCTTATCCTGGGCTTTTCTATGTTTGCTGGAGAACCCCGCCGCGACGTTGAAAGGCTTTTCGACAGCGCTCTACTACTTCTCGATGATATCGGCCACACTAGCCCACAGGCCCAGCTCTACTACCAAATCCTGACTAGTTTCTTGGAAGCTGTGAACAAGTATCGCAACCGAGTTGCAGGAGAGGTGTACCGTACGGTACAGGATTATATGGACCAGATCCTAACGATTGATGCGGTCATGCCAGGAAATTCTGCTGCACCTCCAAGTGGTAGACAGGATGTATACCCTGGCTGGGACGATAGCTGGTTAGCAGGCGCAATGCAAGATGTTGAGGCAAGCGCCATTGCACTAGATCCTATTTCTTTTGGAACAAGGGGCGCGCAGATGTTCCGCGAACCTTGTAATTGGGGTGACATGGACACTATGCAATTGGAGGGGGGCTTGATCATCGACGTAGAACCGTTCGATCAGTTATTCTATACAGTTGAATGA
- a CDS encoding uncharacterized protein (predicted protein), with translation MRLLHTEESHTGNFEIIEFTDDRIPPYAILSHTWEGEEVTFQDMHADQLHTRQKKGYSKIQRCCHLAKTEGFEYVWIDSCCIDKTSSAELSEAINSMYRWYQDAEVCYAYLADVPSKEFKESRWFTRGWTLQELIAPRKITFLDENWKELGNKADLQQAICECTRIPIGVLSGDEDIESFSIAQRMSWAAERVTTRVEDRAYSLLGIFGVNIPLIYGERETAFIRLQEEIMRISDDHSLFAWTSADNRGGLLATSPAAFIGSHNIVRFNPFDPFNAPFAGTSTGINLTVRFMGIGPRGLGLAILHCKEEGEGERLIALYVRDSEFLTMERFERVCSEGFNQLDLRKYRPSQYPMRQMIIRAGRLARHRKSKGCGKCDGITPEIYSDAKLMTLMEFENPSALLQAAERGLEDIVWLLLTRSDVEGDCRGPGGLTPLMHASRNGHETIAKMLVARRDVIADSTDDEGRTPLWWAAEAGHEAIVKMLVEKGIAIEGRDRDGWTPLTIASKNGHEGTVGLLLDKGVAIEEQDLRGGTLLSAAVWRGRPSPGARGAISCCATGGTASR, from the exons ATGCGTCTACTACATACCGAAGAGAGTCACACAGGCAACTTTGAGATTATTGAATTTACAGACGACAGGATCCCGCCTTATGCGATCTTGTCGCATACATGGGAGGGCGAGGAAGTCACCTTCCAGGATATGCATGCAGACCAACTTCATACGAGACAGAAAAAAGGATACAGCAAGATTCAACGGTGTTGCCATCTCGCTAAAACCGAAGGCTTCGAATATGTTTGGATAGATTCTTGTTGCATCGATAAGACAAGCAGCGCTGAACTGTCTGAAGCCATCAACTCCATGTATCGATGGTACCAAGACGCTGAGGTATGCTATGCGTATCTCGCTGACGTACCTTCTAAGGAGTTCAAAGAGAGCAGGTGGTTTACGAGGGGATGGACTCTCCAAGAGCTAATTGCGCCGAGGAAAATTActttccttgatgaaaacTGGAAGGAATTGGGGAACAAGGCGGATCTTCAACAGGCTATTTGCGAGTGTACACGTATCCCGATTGGTGTTCTCTctggtgatgaggatattgaatCCTTCAGCATCGCGCAAAGGATGTCCTGGGCAGCGGAGAGAGTAACGACTAGGGTTGAGGACCGAGCCTATTCCCTCCTCGGAATATTCGGGGTTAACATACCACTGATCTACGGAGAACGCGAAACGGCATTTATCAGACTCCAAGAGGAGATTATGCGTATTTCCGATGATCATAGTCTCTTTGCATGGACGTCCGCTGATAATCGAGGTGGTCTTCTCGCCACCTCTCCCGCTGCCTTCATAGGCTCTCATAATATTGTGCGATTCAATCCCTTTGATCCATTCAACGCCCCGTTTGCTGGGACCAGCACAGGGATCAATTTGACAGTTCGCTTCATGGGTATTGGTCCTCGAGGATTGGGGCTTGCGATTCTTCATTGTAAGGAGGAAGGTGAGGGAGAGAGATTGATTGCTCTCTACGTGAGAGATTCAGAATTCCTGACAATGGAGCGATTCGAAAGAGTTTGTAGCGAAGGCTTCAATCAGCTTGATCTTCGTAAATACCGACCCTCGCAATACCCAATGCGACAAATGATCATTCGAGCAGGCCGTCTAGCACGTCATCGGAAATCGAAAGGCTGTGGGAAGTGTGACGGCATCACTCCAGAGATCTACTCTGATGCCAAACTAATGACACTTATGGAGTTTGAGAATCCATCTGCATTGTTACAAGCAGCCGAACGAGGACTCGAGGACATAGTATGGTTGCTGCTGACCCGCAGCGATGTTGAGGGGGATTGCAGGGGCCCAGGCGGACTAACCCCGTTAATGCACGCATCCCGAAATGGCCATGAAACAATTGCAAAAATGCTAGTTGCTCGACGCGACGTTATCGCAGACTCAACAGACGATGAAGGAAGGACACCATTGTGGTGGGCAGCTGAGGCTGGGCACGAGGCCATCGTCAAAATGTTGGTTGAGAAAGGCATTGCTATAGAAGGCAGGGATAGAGATGGATGGACGCCATTAACCATAGCATCAAAAAATGGACATGAAGGAACAGTTGGGTTGCTGCTTGACAAAGGTGTCGCCATTGAGGAGCAGGATCTGAGAGGTGGCACGCTATTATCAGCTGCCGTTTGGAGAGG ACGTCCTTCTCCGGGCGCTCGTGGAGCCATTTCATGCTGTGCAACTGGTGGAACGGCTTCTCGATAA
- a CDS encoding uncharacterized protein (predicted protein), whose protein sequence is MPRPKVRLEDRQRSSRACHTCKALKIRCDSQCPCASCMRRGQAHACVYSGTDRRRRKPCVTDLTTHGRAIDGVDVFSRRSGVTTRNSNPPFELDGHVSEMVTPESRSDDHPLPDARPHQRFPLRPDQSTKVKAYVGSVPFTDSERHHIVVDMDHCSSISVNVDSVEREKLHVWMGFYNDATSGILDLFTEHEVETLIAARTPISQDTSSLFVGREDAAAMDVALAIGAQVEGSPEDTHFANSYFHRARQVAFADMLMVQNVETVRLFLLMAFYMLGACHRNAASMFLGVAARAAIILELHSSEAYSSALSKEDSERSFVLSRPRSLPTVPNWSNIIESKTESAFHAIGDGCILLDNIVDTLSKAEDLLMQLRKWSGSLPTTLRHILSHISRHGYAEKRRII, encoded by the exons ATGCCGCGCCCAAAAGTGCGCTTGGAAGATCGACAACGATCTAGCCGTGCATGTCATACCTGCAAGGCCCTGAAAATACGATGCGACTCTCAATGCCCTTGTGCCTCGTGCATGCGACGCGGACAGGCGCATGCATGCGTTTATTCCGGGACCGACCGTCGGAGGCGCAAACCATGCGTCACAGATTTGACAACACATGGTCGTGCCATTGACGGGGTAGATGTCTTTTCGCGGAGATCGGGTGTTACGACTCGAAATAGCAATCCGCCCTTTGAATTGGATGGTCATGTATCTGAAATGGTGACGCCTGAGTCAAGAAGTGATGACCATCCTCTACCCGATGCCCGTCCGCACCAGCGGTTCCCTCTCAGGCCAGATCAGTCAACAAAAG TCAAGGCGTACGTAGGATCGGTGCCTTTCACGGATTCTGAACGACATCACATTGTTGTCGATATGGATCATTGTTCTTCAATAAGTGTCAATGTTGATAGTGTCGAGCGGGAGAAGCTCCATGTATGGATGGGATTTTATAACGATGCA ACAAGCGGGATCTTGGATCTCTTCACCGAGCATGAAGTTGAAACCTTAATAGCGGCCCGTACGCCTATATCACAGGACACATCTAGCTTGTTTGTGGGGCGTGAggatgctgcagcaatggACGTTGCCCTTGCCATTGGCGCCCAAGTTGAAGGGTCACCCGAAGACACCCATTTTGCCAATAGCTACTTTCATCGCGCGCGACAAGTAGCATTTGCCGACATGTTGATGGTCCAGAATGTTGAAACAGTGCGGCTCTTTCTACTTATGGCCTTTTATATGCTGGGCGCTTGCCATCGCAACGCTGCATCAATGTTCCTCGGGGTAGCTGCACGAGCAGCTATTATCCTTGAACTCCACAGCTCTGAGGCTTACAGCTCTGCACTATCTAAGGAAGATAGTGAACGCAG CTTTGTGCTCTCCAGGCCGAGAAGCTTACCTACAGTGCCCAATTGGTCGAATATTATAGAATCAAAGACTGAATCGGCCTTCCATGCCATTGGTGATGGATGTATCTTGCTGGATAATATCGTCGACACTCTCAGCAAAG CTGAGGACCTCCTTATGCAGCTCCGGAAGTGGAGTGGCAGCCTTCCCACAACCCTCC GCCATATCTTATCGCATATCTCACGTCACGGCTACGCGGAAAAGCGCCGGATCATTTGA
- a CDS encoding uncharacterized protein (acetylcholinesterase/Butyrylcholinesterase), producing the protein MKEEGIGNLGFRDQRLALHWIQENIDAFGGDPSQVTIWGESAGGNSVGTQLIAYGGRDDGLFRAAISESGSPSTYIPYQTPEKWQPYYDAVVDAANCSSASDTLQCLRSIPTEILVSIFNNSTIIPAHTLSGVEGPQFVQVIDGDFIQESATLQLEQGKFVKVPYLIGANTDEGTSFAIRDIDSDEQFREVVSNWGLDNATVDILAALYPDIPQIGIPAIMPGRPPAGYGKQYKRVAAFQGDVNVHAPRRLAAQAWARHEVPVYSYLFNVVNNLNGPYAGADHGAELPYVFRIPQSLGRGDHQLMKAQSQLAILLSRSWVNFVATLDPNPSAS; encoded by the exons atgaaggaggaaggcATTGGGAATCTGGGATTCAGGGACCAGCGACTTGCATTGCATTGGATACAGGAGA ACATTGATGCTTTCGGTGGAGACCCTAGCCAGGTTACCATCTGGGGGGAAAGTGCTGGTGGCAATAGTGTTGGCACCCAATTGATCGCTTACGGAGGACGGGATGATGGATTATTCCGTGCGGCTATTAGCGAGAGCGGCAGTCCAAGCACTTACATTCCTTATCAGACACCTGAAAAGTGGCAGCCATACTATGATGCAGTTGTAGATGCGGCCAACTGCAGCTCGGCTTCGGATACCCTACAATGTCTCCGGAGCATTCCAACCGAGATCCTGGTCAGTATATTTAACAACTCGACCATTATCCCGGCTCATACACTCTCGGGCGTTGAGGGGCCCCAGTTTGTGCAGGTGATTGATGGCGACTTCATACAAGAAAGTGCCACTTTGCAGCTTGAGCAGGGCAAATTCGTCAAAGTCCCATACCTAATTGGCGCTAACACGGATGAAGGAACCAGTTTTGCCATCCGTGATATCGACAGTGATGAGCAGTTCCGGGAAGTTGTGTCAAATTGGGGCCTTGACAATGCTACTGTGGATATTCTAGCCGCACTTTACCCTGACATCCCGCAGATCGGTATTCCGGCAATAATGCCAGGAAGACCCCCAGCTGGATATGGAAAGCAATACAAGCGTGTCGCCGCCTTCCAGGGAGACGTGAATGTACATGCGCCGCGCCGACTGGCGGCTCAGGCATGGGCTCGTCATGAAGTACCTGTTTACAGTTATCTTTTCAACGTTGTCAACAATTTGAACGGGCCGTATGCGGGAGCCGATCACGGTGCAGAATTGCCTTACGTATTTCGCATTCCTCAGTCGTTAGGCAGAGGTGACCACCAGCTTATGAAGGCTCAGTCCCAGCTTGCTATCCTGCTGTCGAGATCCTGGGTCAATTTTGTCGCGACATTGGACCCGAACCCTTCCGCAA GTTGA